In Cupriavidus taiwanensis, the following proteins share a genomic window:
- a CDS encoding acyl-CoA synthetase, with product MYVIDWLHRNAQHFPDKVALVDVESGRHVTYSHVDERASRFAEYLRDHLRLAPGTRVAVLAHNSSDYLEMLYGCAKAGMVMVCLNWRLPAAELLPILHDCTPQVLVAGDGFLGVAAELASAVPLRAVLHLADDEAADVPGGWTEYEAVLDAASGRIIEMPCRDESDIWHLLYTSGTTGKPKGVIQTYGMVFFNAVNAMLANQITRDDVFLNVLPFFHTGGLNLYANPVLHAGGTVHIMRQFEPQAVLDRLDRRSGAGITMFFAVPSVYLFLSQHPRFAQADLSGVRNMAAGGSPVPRPLLEAYLAKGVTIRFGFGMTETGPTVFVCDEDTARRKLGSIGKPVGSMLTRIVDPLGVDVGPGERGELLIKGPGVTPGYWNLPEATAQALRDGWLHSGDIAYCDEDGDYYIVDRAKDMFISGGENVYPAEVENVLFQLPGVAEAAVIGTPDPRWGEVGMALVVLRPDAALDADAVIAHCKAHLAGYKVPREVRFLDALPRTPSGKVEKHKLRADLAGNSG from the coding sequence ATGTACGTGATCGACTGGCTGCACCGGAACGCGCAGCATTTCCCCGACAAGGTCGCGCTGGTGGACGTGGAGAGCGGCCGCCACGTGACCTATAGCCATGTCGACGAGCGCGCCAGCCGCTTTGCCGAATACCTGCGCGACCATCTGCGCCTGGCACCGGGCACGCGCGTGGCGGTGCTGGCGCACAACAGCTCGGACTATCTCGAGATGCTGTATGGCTGCGCCAAGGCCGGCATGGTGATGGTGTGCCTGAACTGGCGCCTGCCCGCGGCCGAACTGCTGCCGATCCTGCATGACTGCACGCCGCAAGTGCTGGTGGCGGGCGACGGCTTCCTGGGCGTGGCCGCGGAACTGGCCAGCGCCGTGCCGCTGCGCGCGGTGCTGCACCTGGCCGATGACGAAGCCGCCGACGTGCCCGGCGGCTGGACCGAATATGAAGCCGTGCTCGATGCCGCATCCGGCCGCATCATCGAGATGCCGTGCCGCGACGAGAGTGATATCTGGCACCTGCTCTACACCTCCGGCACCACCGGCAAGCCCAAGGGCGTGATCCAGACCTACGGCATGGTCTTCTTCAACGCCGTCAATGCGATGCTGGCCAACCAGATCACGCGCGACGACGTGTTCCTCAACGTGCTGCCGTTCTTCCATACCGGCGGCCTGAACCTGTACGCCAACCCGGTGCTGCACGCCGGCGGCACGGTGCACATCATGCGGCAGTTCGAGCCGCAGGCCGTGCTGGACCGGCTCGACCGCCGCAGCGGCGCGGGCATCACCATGTTCTTCGCGGTGCCGTCGGTGTACCTGTTCCTGAGCCAGCACCCGCGCTTCGCGCAGGCGGACCTGTCCGGCGTGCGCAATATGGCGGCGGGCGGCTCGCCGGTGCCCCGACCCTTGCTGGAAGCCTACCTGGCCAAGGGCGTGACCATCCGCTTCGGCTTCGGCATGACCGAGACCGGTCCCACGGTCTTCGTATGCGACGAGGACACCGCGCGCCGCAAGCTCGGCAGCATCGGCAAGCCGGTGGGATCGATGCTGACCCGCATCGTCGATCCGCTCGGCGTCGACGTGGGCCCCGGCGAGCGCGGCGAACTGCTGATCAAGGGGCCGGGCGTGACGCCGGGCTACTGGAACCTGCCCGAGGCCACCGCGCAGGCGCTGCGCGACGGCTGGCTGCATTCCGGCGACATCGCCTATTGCGATGAGGACGGCGACTACTACATCGTCGACCGCGCCAAGGACATGTTTATCTCGGGCGGCGAGAACGTCTATCCGGCCGAGGTCGAGAACGTGCTGTTCCAGCTGCCGGGCGTTGCCGAGGCCGCGGTGATCGGCACGCCGGACCCGCGCTGGGGCGAGGTCGGCATGGCGCTGGTGGTGCTGCGCCCGGATGCCGCGCTTGACGCGGATGCCGTGATCGCTCATTGCAAGGCGCACCTGGCCGGCTACAAGGTGCCGCGCGAGGTGCGCTTCCTCGACGCGTTGCCGCGCACGCCGTCCGGCAAGGTGGAAAAGCACAAGCTGCGTGCGGACCTGGCCGGAAACAGCGGCTGA
- a CDS encoding branched-chain amino acid ABC transporter permease has protein sequence MIRLLSGDLPRSRVLAALLLLILVALACAPFAFPGARALNMAAKICIFVVLVASYDLLLGYTGIVSFAHTMFFGIGGYGVAIAMSRMEPGWGALLAGTAGALAVSALLAFLIGLFSLRVRAIFFAMITLAVATAFATLVSQLSEWTGGEDGLTFKVPEVLRPGFTLGDAEWLGVPLSGKLLSYYLVFAGALVLFLALLRIVNSPFGRVLQAIRENDFRAEAIGYRTVVYRTVSTVLSAMFATLAGVLMAIWLRYNGPDTSLSFEIMVDILLIVVIGGMGTLYGAVIGTVLFLLAQTYLQDVMKLASDGTAALPLLSALLHPDRWLLWLGLLFVLSVYYFPQGVVGRLRGSGPVRDIAS, from the coding sequence ATGATCCGACTTCTCTCCGGCGACCTGCCGCGCAGCCGCGTGCTGGCGGCGCTGCTGCTGCTGATCCTGGTGGCGCTGGCGTGCGCGCCGTTCGCGTTCCCGGGCGCGCGCGCGCTCAACATGGCGGCCAAGATCTGCATCTTCGTGGTGCTGGTGGCCAGCTACGATCTGCTGCTGGGCTATACCGGCATCGTTTCCTTTGCCCACACCATGTTCTTCGGCATCGGCGGTTATGGCGTGGCCATCGCCATGTCGCGCATGGAGCCGGGCTGGGGCGCATTGCTGGCCGGCACGGCCGGCGCGCTGGCGGTATCGGCGCTGCTGGCCTTCCTGATCGGGCTGTTCTCGCTGCGGGTGCGGGCGATCTTCTTCGCCATGATCACGCTGGCGGTGGCGACCGCCTTCGCCACGCTGGTCTCGCAGCTGTCGGAGTGGACCGGCGGCGAGGACGGGCTGACCTTCAAGGTGCCCGAGGTGCTGCGCCCGGGCTTTACGCTGGGCGACGCCGAATGGCTGGGCGTGCCGCTGAGCGGCAAGCTGCTGAGCTACTACCTGGTATTCGCCGGCGCGCTGGTGCTGTTCCTGGCGCTGCTGCGCATCGTCAACTCGCCCTTCGGCCGGGTGCTGCAGGCAATCCGCGAGAACGACTTCCGCGCCGAGGCGATCGGCTACCGCACCGTGGTCTACCGCACGGTGTCGACGGTGCTGTCGGCGATGTTCGCCACGCTGGCGGGCGTGCTGATGGCGATCTGGCTGCGCTACAACGGCCCCGACACCTCGCTGTCGTTCGAGATCATGGTCGACATCCTGCTGATCGTTGTGATCGGCGGCATGGGCACGCTCTACGGCGCGGTGATCGGCACCGTGCTGTTCCTGCTGGCGCAGACCTACCTGCAGGACGTGATGAAGCTGGCCAGCGACGGCACCGCCGCGCTGCCGCTGCTGTCGGCGCTGTTGCATCCGGACCGCTGGCTGCTGTGGCTGGGCCTGCTGTTCGTGCTGAGCGTCTACTATTTCCCGCAGGGCGTGGTGGGCCGGCTGCGCGGCAGCGGACCGGTCCGGGACATCGCCAGCTGA
- a CDS encoding branched-chain amino acid ABC transporter permease, with amino-acid sequence MTTSSTTLPSATPAAPPGVRLDWTPLALAPLLMLLAFPLVGSPSTWLTLTIAGLAMGMIIFVVSSGLTLVFGLMDVLNFGHGAFIALGAYVAASVLLPLAGWVEADSLAQNLAVFALAIAAAMVAAGAVGLFFERVVVRPVYGQHLKQILITMGGMIVAEQLIKAIWGPEAIALQVPTTFRGAVLLGDAAIEKYRLIAMALGLVIFIAMLLLLNRTRIGLLIRAGVENREMVEALGYRVRRLFVGVFVAGAALAGLGGVLWGLYQQNITAAIGAQVNVLIFIVIIIGGLGSTTGCFVGALLVGLMANYTGFLFPKVALFSNILLMMLILLWRPQGLFPVARR; translated from the coding sequence ATGACGACTTCATCAACCACCTTGCCGTCCGCAACCCCGGCCGCGCCGCCCGGCGTCCGCCTCGACTGGACCCCGCTCGCGCTGGCGCCGCTGCTGATGCTGCTGGCCTTTCCGCTGGTCGGCAGCCCGTCGACCTGGCTCACGCTGACCATTGCCGGCCTGGCGATGGGGATGATCATCTTCGTGGTGTCGTCCGGCCTGACGCTGGTGTTCGGCCTGATGGACGTGCTCAACTTCGGCCATGGCGCCTTTATCGCACTGGGCGCCTATGTCGCGGCCTCGGTGCTGCTGCCGCTGGCGGGCTGGGTCGAGGCCGACAGCCTGGCGCAGAATCTGGCCGTGTTTGCACTGGCAATCGCGGCTGCCATGGTGGCCGCGGGCGCGGTCGGCCTGTTCTTCGAGCGCGTGGTGGTGCGCCCGGTCTACGGCCAGCACCTCAAGCAGATCCTGATCACCATGGGCGGCATGATCGTCGCCGAGCAGCTGATCAAGGCCATCTGGGGCCCGGAAGCCATCGCGCTGCAGGTGCCCACCACCTTCCGCGGCGCGGTGCTGCTGGGCGATGCGGCGATCGAAAAGTACCGGCTGATCGCGATGGCGCTGGGGCTGGTGATCTTCATCGCCATGCTGCTGCTGCTCAACCGCACCCGCATCGGCCTGCTGATTCGCGCCGGGGTGGAGAACCGCGAGATGGTCGAGGCGCTCGGCTACCGGGTGCGCCGCCTGTTCGTCGGCGTGTTCGTCGCGGGCGCCGCGCTGGCGGGGCTGGGCGGCGTGCTGTGGGGGCTGTACCAGCAGAACATCACGGCGGCGATCGGGGCGCAGGTCAATGTGCTGATCTTCATCGTGATCATCATCGGCGGACTGGGCTCAACCACCGGCTGCTTTGTCGGGGCACTGCTGGTGGGGCTGATGGCCAACTACACCGGTTTCCTGTTCCCCAAGGTTGCTCTGTTCTCCAACATCCTGCTGATGATGCTGATCCTGCTGTGGCGCCCGCAAGGGCTGTTCCCGGTGGCGCGGCGCTGA